The Solibacillus sp. FSL R7-0682 genome includes a window with the following:
- the trhA gene encoding PAQR family membrane homeostasis protein TrhA has protein sequence MQNVEAFDYKNAKEELWNALTHGFGLILSIPVCILLIIYAGLHGSAVQVTAFSIFGATLILLFLMSTLLHSVPEKYKRVFSILDHSSIYILIAGTYTPFLLIAIGGTLGIVMLILIWSIALFGVVFKCLFIHRFEKLSLFLYILMGWLIIFAIRPLYAYLAFEGFMLLLAGGLLFTFGAIFYAWTRLPYNHAIWHLFVLAGCGCMVACVYTYL, from the coding sequence ATGCAAAATGTTGAAGCATTTGATTATAAAAACGCAAAAGAAGAATTATGGAATGCCCTTACCCATGGATTTGGATTAATTTTAAGTATACCTGTCTGTATATTGTTAATTATCTATGCAGGACTTCACGGTTCTGCAGTTCAAGTGACTGCATTTTCGATATTTGGTGCAACGTTAATTTTACTTTTTCTAATGTCTACTCTTTTACATAGCGTACCAGAGAAATATAAAAGAGTTTTTTCTATATTAGATCATTCCTCTATTTACATTTTGATTGCTGGTACATATACGCCATTTTTACTAATCGCAATCGGAGGGACACTTGGCATTGTCATGCTCATATTAATTTGGAGTATCGCATTATTTGGTGTTGTGTTTAAATGCCTATTCATACACCGATTTGAAAAACTTTCTTTGTTTTTGTACATCCTTATGGGCTGGTTAATTATTTTCGCTATCCGTCCCCTTTATGCATATTTAGCTTTTGAAGGCTTTATGCTCTTACTTGCTGGTGGGTTATTATTTACGTTTGGTGCCATTTTTTATGCATGGACGCGTTTACCATATAATCATGCGATTTGGCATTTATTTGTACTTGCTGGTTGTGGATGTATGGTTGCATGTGTATACACATATTTATAA
- a CDS encoding tartrate dehydrogenase: MKLYKIAVIEGDGIGKEVVPAAIKVLNAVAEMDSTFKFEWTYFPWGCDYYLQHGEMMPQDGIETLKQYDQIFLGAVGMPELVPDHISLWGLLIKIRREMKQAINVRPAKLLKGLESPLKNPNGFNITVVRENSEGEYSESGGRIHQGQDEIAMQNAVFTRKATERAMRYAFELAKSSRGHVTSATKSNGLTYSMPFWDEVFTEVKKDYPDIDTAVNHIDALAAFFVMKPHAFDVVVASNLFGDILTDLGGAIMGSIGIAPAANLNIERQFPSMFEPVHGSAPDIAGKGIANPIGQIWTGKMMLDFLGHQEAGKKVLEAIEATLEKGIKTGDIGGHSTMYEVVEEILNQLQ, from the coding sequence ATGAAATTATATAAAATTGCTGTTATTGAAGGAGACGGCATTGGTAAAGAGGTTGTACCTGCTGCGATTAAAGTGTTAAATGCTGTTGCGGAAATGGACAGTACCTTCAAATTTGAATGGACATACTTCCCATGGGGGTGTGACTACTATTTACAGCATGGAGAAATGATGCCACAAGATGGTATTGAAACATTAAAGCAGTATGATCAAATCTTTTTAGGGGCAGTTGGTATGCCAGAGCTTGTACCGGATCATATTTCGTTATGGGGTCTGCTTATTAAAATCCGCCGCGAAATGAAACAAGCAATTAATGTCCGACCAGCTAAACTATTAAAGGGTTTGGAGTCGCCATTAAAAAATCCAAATGGTTTTAATATTACGGTTGTTCGAGAAAATTCTGAAGGGGAGTATTCAGAGAGCGGTGGGCGCATTCATCAAGGACAAGATGAAATCGCAATGCAAAATGCCGTTTTTACTCGTAAAGCAACGGAACGTGCAATGCGCTATGCGTTTGAATTAGCAAAATCCTCTCGTGGACATGTAACAAGTGCGACGAAATCAAACGGGCTTACATACTCTATGCCGTTTTGGGATGAGGTATTTACAGAAGTGAAAAAGGATTATCCTGACATCGATACAGCGGTGAATCATATTGATGCATTAGCTGCCTTTTTCGTCATGAAACCTCATGCATTTGATGTTGTCGTTGCATCTAATTTGTTCGGGGACATTTTAACCGACTTAGGTGGTGCAATTATGGGAAGTATTGGCATCGCACCAGCTGCGAATTTAAATATTGAACGTCAATTCCCATCTATGTTTGAACCTGTCCATGGATCTGCTCCGGACATTGCTGGTAAAGGTATTGCAAATCCAATCGGACAAATTTGGACCGGCAAAATGATGCTTGACTTCCTAGGTCATCAAGAAGCAGGAAAAAAAGTGCTAGAAGCGATTGAAGCGACTCTTGAAAAGGGAATTAAGACAGGTGACATCGGTGGTCATTCAACTATGTATGAAGTCGTAGAAGAAATTTTAAACCAATTACAATAA
- the folA gene encoding type 3 dihydrofolate reductase translates to MISLIVAHDLNRVIGYENGMPWHLPSELQYFKKMTMGKPMIMGRKTFESIGRPLPGRRNIVITRNTNYSADGIEVVGSLDEALQLVQDVPEIMIIGGAQIFEQAMAIADKLYITLINHEFNGDTYFPQYEEWQLTSSSEPINTDNGYTFQYCIFEK, encoded by the coding sequence ATGATTTCATTAATTGTAGCCCACGATCTTAATCGTGTCATTGGATATGAAAATGGGATGCCATGGCATTTACCAAGTGAGTTGCAGTATTTCAAAAAAATGACGATGGGTAAACCGATGATCATGGGACGGAAAACTTTCGAGTCCATTGGGCGACCATTACCAGGGAGAAGAAATATCGTTATAACGCGTAATACTAACTACAGCGCGGACGGTATTGAAGTAGTTGGAAGTTTAGATGAGGCACTACAGCTAGTTCAGGATGTACCGGAAATTATGATCATTGGTGGTGCACAAATATTTGAACAAGCCATGGCTATTGCAGATAAGCTTTATATTACGTTAATTAATCATGAATTTAACGGGGATACTTACTTCCCACAGTATGAAGAGTGGCAGCTTACATCAAGCAGTGAACCTATCAACACTGATAACGGCTATACATTCCAATATTGTATATTTGAAAAATAA
- a CDS encoding thymidylate synthase — MANELEKTYLDFMQYILDNGMKKEDRTGTGTVSVFGYQMRFDLSKGFPLLTTKRVPFKRVASELLWFIKGDTNIRYLLQNNNHIWDEWAFKKWVESDEYTGPDMTDFGRRALVDDTFNELYKKELADFCKRVLDDDEFARKYGDLGNVYGKQWRNWTTSEGESIDQLQDAINQIKHNPDSRRIIVNAWNPEDVINAGAKGSKAALPPCHAMFQFYVTNGKLSCMLTQRSGDTFLGIPFNIASYALLTHLIAHECGLEVGEFVHSIGDAHIYSNHIEQVKEQLSREPKQLPTLQLNTEKKSIFDFELEDISVEGYDPHPTIKAPIAV, encoded by the coding sequence ATGGCAAATGAGTTAGAAAAAACATATTTAGACTTTATGCAATACATTTTGGATAATGGTATGAAGAAGGAAGATCGCACAGGTACAGGTACTGTGAGTGTATTTGGCTATCAAATGCGCTTTGATTTATCGAAAGGCTTTCCTTTATTAACAACGAAAAGGGTTCCATTTAAAAGGGTTGCGAGTGAGTTGCTTTGGTTTATTAAAGGTGATACAAACATTCGTTATTTATTACAAAATAACAATCATATTTGGGATGAATGGGCGTTTAAAAAATGGGTTGAATCCGATGAGTATACAGGTCCAGATATGACGGATTTTGGTCGTCGAGCTCTAGTAGATGATACGTTTAATGAACTATATAAAAAAGAGTTAGCAGACTTTTGTAAACGTGTGTTAGATGATGACGAATTTGCACGTAAATATGGTGATTTAGGAAATGTTTATGGCAAGCAATGGCGCAATTGGACAACTTCTGAAGGTGAATCGATTGATCAGCTACAGGATGCAATCAATCAAATTAAACATAATCCAGATTCACGTCGTATTATCGTCAATGCATGGAACCCTGAGGATGTAATTAATGCTGGTGCAAAGGGGAGTAAGGCTGCATTACCACCATGCCATGCGATGTTCCAATTTTATGTAACAAATGGAAAATTAAGCTGTATGCTTACACAACGTAGTGGCGATACATTCCTTGGCATACCATTCAATATTGCAAGTTATGCACTATTAACGCATTTAATCGCACATGAGTGTGGTTTAGAAGTAGGAGAATTTGTTCATAGTATTGGAGATGCACATATTTACTCGAATCATATTGAACAGGTGAAGGAACAGCTTTCGCGCGAGCCGAAACAATTACCAACACTTCAATTAAATACTGAAAAGAAATCGATCTTTGATTTTGAATTAGAAGATATATCGGTAGAAGGCTATGACCCTCACCCGACAATTAAAGCACCAATCGCAGTATAA
- a CDS encoding ABC transporter permease: MVTGQLERAFQLAEKFKLDVSTILELNKIIEKEVNSSPKKEEQILTQLLHILENNKTILKEAT; this comes from the coding sequence ATGGTGACCGGTCAGTTAGAGCGAGCATTCCAATTAGCGGAAAAATTTAAGCTCGACGTAAGCACAATTTTAGAATTGAATAAAATTATTGAAAAGGAGGTCAATAGCTCTCCTAAAAAAGAAGAACAAATTTTAACACAGCTTCTTCACATTTTGGAAAATAACAAAACAATCCTTAAGGAGGCCACGTAG
- a CDS encoding YiiX/YebB-like N1pC/P60 family cysteine hydrolase, which produces MKRAILSFVLFASTFLIPFSNVGASSVVDDILMLQPDVSQEQLMADVESIVSNTGMTENEVLDKIYSELKNNQEKGMTEQAALQKKGNSTFGGSGGTVSVGSSTKGNFYYTPSETAYLDHGHVGLYYATTTIVESVPSDGVRQISTTARKVDSSGAVVKSVSTSTTNRNNAANWAYSQIGQSYSYNFATNRLTGHDGAKNCSKLIWSAYKLHGNLDLDVDGGLGVYPRDVRDAPGTVLVRNI; this is translated from the coding sequence ATGAAGAGAGCTATTTTGTCTTTCGTTTTGTTCGCTTCAACGTTTTTAATCCCATTCAGTAATGTAGGTGCTTCATCAGTTGTTGATGACATATTAATGCTTCAACCGGATGTATCGCAGGAACAATTGATGGCAGATGTTGAAAGTATCGTTTCAAATACTGGTATGACAGAGAATGAAGTATTGGACAAAATCTACAGCGAATTAAAAAACAATCAGGAAAAGGGAATGACAGAACAAGCAGCGTTACAAAAGAAGGGGAATTCGACTTTCGGAGGTTCAGGTGGAACGGTGAGTGTAGGGTCTAGTACAAAAGGGAATTTCTATTATACACCGTCAGAAACAGCTTACTTAGATCATGGCCATGTCGGCTTATATTATGCAACTACAACAATTGTTGAGTCTGTACCATCCGATGGCGTGCGACAAATTTCTACAACTGCGCGTAAGGTAGATAGTTCGGGTGCTGTTGTTAAATCTGTCTCAACATCTACTACAAACCGGAATAATGCGGCAAATTGGGCATATTCTCAAATTGGGCAATCGTATTCATATAATTTCGCGACAAATCGCTTAACAGGTCACGATGGAGCAAAAAACTGTTCAAAGTTAATTTGGTCGGCTTATAAGCTACATGGAAATTTAGATTTGGATGTGGATGGGGGTCTTGGTGTTTATCCTAGAGACGTCCGTGATGCTCCCGGTACTGTTTTAGTAAGAAATATATAA
- a CDS encoding RHS repeat-associated core domain-containing protein: MKRLIITSGVTQILFHDFRHHVLFEEDASGEITKAYTYDDNGLPLTMTYSGKTYYYLTNYRGDVLSLTDESGTIVAEYTYDTWGNILTQDKLDTLNIAKENPYRYAGYRFDEETKLMARYYNLDTGVFMSLDPVLGNKLNPITMNGYNYVNNNPVMMVDPDVFG; the protein is encoded by the coding sequence TTGAAAAGATTAATTATCACTTCAGGTGTAACCCAAATTCTATTCCACGATTTCCGTCATCACGTATTATTCGAGGAAGATGCAAGTGGCGAAATTACAAAAGCCTACACGTATGATGATAACGGGCTTCCATTAACAATGACGTATAGTGGGAAAACTTACTACTACCTGACAAATTACCGTGGGGATGTACTATCTTTAACGGATGAAAGTGGGACAATCGTTGCTGAGTACACATACGACACATGGGGCAATATTTTAACGCAAGATAAATTAGATACACTTAATATCGCAAAAGAAAACCCTTACCGTTATGCAGGATATCGCTTTGATGAGGAAACGAAGCTAATGGCTCGGTATTATAACCTGGATACAGGGGTGTTTATGTCACTAGATCCGGTGCTTGGAAATAAACTAAACCCAATCACAATGAACGGCTATAATTATGTCAATAATAATCCGGTGATGATGGTGGATCCGGATGTATTCGGCTAA
- a CDS encoding zinc-binding dehydrogenase yields the protein MSYIAGRPDLSTIKPFSLSPSIHEIALGAAHTSGSIRAKKNLSFMAEELMQRVKKGTLNPMINEVLPREELPSGLKKLKGHHVRGKIIVRMQPNL from the coding sequence TTGTCTTACATTGCGGGAAGGCCTGACCTTTCAACCATTAAACCCTTTTCTCTCTCTCCGTCCATACATGAGATAGCTCTAGGTGCTGCTCACACTAGTGGTTCCATTCGTGCGAAGAAAAACTTAAGCTTTATGGCTGAAGAATTAATGCAAAGAGTGAAAAAAGGAACGCTCAATCCGATGATAAATGAAGTTCTTCCTCGAGAAGAGTTGCCTTCTGGTTTGAAAAAACTAAAAGGACATCATGTTCGAGGGAAAATTATTGTTAGGATGCAACCAAATTTATAA